In the Hermetia illucens chromosome 1, iHerIll2.2.curated.20191125, whole genome shotgun sequence genome, ttactgtacaagattatgatcttgccagtcctcatgtattcctcggatacttgggttcttagcaaaaaaaattcgaactcttggccgggttcgagagaagaatcttccgaagaatttttggtccttcacatgaggatggacgattccgtagcctacataacaacgaaatctatgagcaataccatgaccatccggttgtggataaaatccggctcaataggttacggtgggcgggtcacttaatccgtatggatgaggatgatcccacccggaaagtctataagggcaatatctatggtagaaaaagaagacgaggcagaccctgcctaagatggagcgatggcgtaggtcaggacgtcagacagcttttagagatatggaattggtggacctcggcgcaaaaccgggatgtctggagttctttattaaggcaggcctagaccggataccggttgttgcgccgttgatgatgatgatttcttttttcATGCGCTTCTTAACGCTGTTGTAGAATACTCCCCTAAGCTCATCCTTCTGTTTAGATGGTTAAGACTTAGTTACAGTCAAATCTGGTGAATATACCCCCTAAATCCCCAAGTTTAGGTGGatatgtatgtgtgtgtgtaaaactatgcaaattccactggctGCTGTATTTGTATTtgaatttaaaagaaattatgttACATGAATTTTTTAGCCGTTTAGCGTAAGTCGGATACAACATACATATTGAATCTATTAaaaatttccttatttttttttttttttgtagttttaaacGGAAAATCAGttaggaaacaaaatttcaccaGCATCGAAATTAAGATTTCGGATCGCGACCTCGCGCTTACAAAATACCTCACCGCACTCCTCAACCATCATTCTATCCCTTCTCCCTTCTTCCCAGAACCTAATTCCCCAGCATGTAATGCGGCAAAGCAGAGTAGTCACTCGCGTACCTTTTtgtggaatcttaacgatcatcccgttctacctgggaaaggtctcggattcccgtCAACCTTCACAGGGTCAGTGGAAGACTTGCAATACAAATCATTACGATCtggggcatcttccgcttccctcaccaactcaatagcaaattctttcttgtgaccacagttagatactagacagctacctcactcccccttgcccctcaaggggggaaatcagtgcgaatacacacgatttcaaattgttttgcccttgagcatgagcgagatgtaccgaaaacccgatcagctgtgtttgacataccgcccggacttgccaatgcattggtgagattggcaagtttttgcttatgtataagtgaatacgtgaaacaactttttgctatatgggagagcacgccgtagtaccagaatagcaaaagctcaccgatctctttcttaccaatacgatttgacgaagattatgccttttccttgtttagcgtctctgatgtgtacagataagcttctgcaagcacatttgcaagtggggtaatttttgtaagggtactgcctatagtagatctactgtgcttgTGATGGCGTGCACTTCGGTAAACTTTCCGGAATTCTGCTctgtatcggagttcgagcgcatcacgtCCGTCATCACTCGCTGCGGTCAGTAGATCTTGCAACAccctccgttcatcgatccacttcaaAGACTCCGCAGTCAATCAGATCTTATGGCGGGaggtggccgacgacctgcgtagcacccaagaaaagagcatttttgatggcggccgaatgttcatcgatattctcaggtgcgttattcagtatatctgccgctcGGTCGGCAAGATAACacttccactgtcgagcgacaggtaggtcgtacaagcggtcgatgttgaatttagggggtcgcagtttcccaaccctgtgagaagcgcaacacacaagcgaacgtaATCGACCGTCAGATGGTGATCagtttcgaagccgatgtcagcacctctcttgttattCTTAAATCTTCTGCTGATAGCGAAGTGGGCGGCCTGATTGTTCGTACCGCGGGTCGATTACTTGAAATCCAAGTCACCTTATAGCAGGCTCTATGGTCGAACAATGATGatatccagtttatatcggtagaattcccgctcaagttggagaaagcaagtaTTCTTAGGACCCTCGttaccgttatcgaggagcgtgcgcacattccataaaccaatcatagtccgttttcgatagccaaacgtCGTTCAGGttgctcacaaatttctatcccttttagccgCCTCTTACGACACGCAGGGACTactttaagtgtattcttaagcccgaACTCACAGGTCAGAAGAGAAAGAATCTCCGTAGTACTAACTCACCCACCCCACTTACTCCGATACAGAGGAGAATGGGACTTctgaaactaaactaactaaattcATTCCAGGAGAGACTAACTAAAGGTAAATTATAATCGCGATGTGTGATCTAAACGTCAAGATGAGCTCTGATAATAATTTTCTGGAAACACGGAAACCGTAACGACAATTGTGAGAAATTTctggttttttgtaaaaaattgaaaatgagaagggaggcatttaaaaaaaaaatcataagtattAGTTGGTTGATTTGTTTTGAGTCTTAATCCTACACACCCTAAAAATCCTTGAAGGGTTGAGATTCATTGGTATAGGACAATGAAGTAATCGGAAAAAAACATTTATACTTTATCGCCATGGATAAAaagatcatcattatcatcaacggcgcaacaaccggtatttggtccatgcctgccttagtaaggaactggagacaccccggttttgcgccgagttccatcaattcgatatccctaaaagctgtctcgtgTGCTACGTCATCgtaccatctcaggcagggtctgcctcatcttctttttctaccatagatattgcccttatgggctTTTCGggttagatcatcctcatccatacggattaggtgatgagcccaccgtaacttattaagccggatttaatccacaacagacggtcatggtatcgctcatagatttcgttggtttgtaggctacggaatcgtccattctcatgtagggggctaaaaattcttcggatgattctgctctcgaacgcggccaatagtttgcaatatttcttgctaagaacccaagtctccgaggaatacatgagaactgaccagatcattgtcttgtacagtaagagatttgaccctatggtaagacgtttcgagcaaaacgtCTTTATCGTTTTcaattgaccagtgcgattcgaagtTGTTGGGTCTTTGATTTTTGACTCTGACATTGCCACCCTAtacttcgccttgccttcattaacatACAGCCCGTCGTCGTTAACGTAGGCCAGTGattaggtggacttgaaaaggatggtgcctcttgtatTGACATGTTAACCGCCAATCACTTCCTCCAGGGCCAGATCAAAAagagcgcatgatagggcatccccttgtcgtagaccgttgttgttacTCCaaaaaataatggagcaccgaGAGAGAGGTAGAGCAAAAGTGAAACGAGTTCACATCTACAGCTACTACGCTCCACTCATAGCTACActtgccgagtatgagcagatgctaagcgctctggttttggatgccAGAGGACGTTAGCCGATAATcatataataattttattacGCAGGTTTTTGAATAAGACAGCGAGTCAACGAATGTGAGAGGACGTATTCTGATCAAAGCATTCGTGGTGCTAGACGTGCGAATGTCAGGACCCCAAACACTTTCACGGGAAAGTGCCTGGGGTCTATATTGGACCTGACATACAGCTgcgaaaaaaataatagcagtGAGTGTTAGACgaaaattcaaatgttttttattttcaaataatagaAAAACTATCCAGTAATgttattcaaaagaaaaataaacacaattccttttaaaaaaaaaatcgaacataATGTCAGTAGTGCGAAAAATGAGGGCTCAGGAAAAATAGAAGTCGACATTTTGTGTTGTTCATGTAAGTAAAAAAAAAGCATAAATTATTCTTAATACTTAGTTGCATGACCTTTATTTTTTATAACGATCGGTCATTGAGTCAACAAGCCGTTGACAAAGGTCCAAAGGGATGGCACACCACGACTCTTGTACTGCGGGCCAAAGCCCGTTGCTGTTGTAGGGTTACTATTACGAacggcatttttgacatcagcaCATATATTCTCAATAGGGTTGAGGTCTGGCGATTGCGCTGGCCACTTCACCCTCTCCACCCTATTGTCCTGGAACCACTTCTTTGCTTTTCTGCTCGTGTTTTGGGTCGTTGTCTTCCTCAAAGACCCATTTTATCAGCCTTTCGTCAGTGGCGTAAGGCAGCATGATGTTTTCCAGTATATAGACATAAAAATGTTGGTCCATCCTTGATTTTATCCAATATGTTGGGCCTACACCATAGGATGAAAAGCAAGCCCCCCACCATAATCTTTGAACCGCCGTGCTTAACTGGTTTTACAGTATATTTGGGGTCAAAGAGGGAATGAGGTGGGCGTCTTATTAGCTATGAGACCCTTTGCCACCATACAAAGCAATCTTGGACTCATCAGACTATAAAATGTTTCACTGTTTTTCAGTCTCCCAACTTAAATGGGTTTTGGTGAACTGTAAATGTGCTGTTACTTGCCTTTTACTGAGCAGAGGGACTTTTCTTGGACTTCCAGCTTTCAAATTATTCGTCCATAATTTACGGCGAACAATTTGAACAACAGCTATCACATCACATTCGTCTTGTAGCTCGGTTGTCGCGATGAAAGGGCTCCTCTTGCTACAACGGACTAACCGCCTCACTAACAAAGGGGACATTGCTCGCTTCCAACCTCGAGTTTCAGGCCTACTACTGCAATAATTTTCGCTGAACGCTGTAAAGGCTGCTGGATTTCCTGGTACTTTTTCCCTTCCTTAATCATGGTTTTTTTATTTCCCGTTTCTCCGGCATGAGGTGGTTTCCACGACCCaccattataataataacaatattttttgatcATATCAAAATCGAAATCAATAAAACATTCTcacttttcattaaaaatatattttatggaCGAAATGTAAATTTTAACCGCAGAAAACCCTTAACACTACTATTTTCTTCGCGCGGGAAATCAAACGTAACCATTTAAAATGTCATTTCTTAGAAACCATTTGATTGTATGCTTACGCTCAGCTGTTTACAAAGTAGACACTCAATGTACATCCCGTAcaactaaaaacaaaaataaatacttaGTAGTGGAATGTTCGGCGATAATAAGGCCAACAGCTTGGAAGGCAACCCTAACAGAACTTTTAAGTTGATAGTGAAGACTAAGCCTGACTCCTTCATTAAAGTCTTCAAAGCGTGTCTAAAAGGAAGGATATTCCTTGCTCAGCGGAGATAGCAAGAATTGATGTCGCTTCCAAAAACCCGACAAACCACCCGCCCAATCTGCCTTTTGGACACAATGGGAGAGTCATCTGCGACAGGCTCCTACCCATCGTCAAAAGCAGCAATGGCTTATCGGAGCGTCAGTGTGATTTCGGCATGCCCACTTTACGGTGGATGCCATAAGCATGGTCATGAACATGGCAACGACGCTCTGCTTGCTGGCTTGGACGCAAAACCGTAATTAGCTCGGCCAATTGAAAATTTGTATAAAAGGGGCGTTGGTTGACATAGGTGCCCCCGGGTATCTAGCGAGTCTGGTCGAAAATTACGTATCAGAGATGACTTCATAGTACTGGAAGGATAAGGACCCCGTGTATGTACATTGTCATAGCGCGGATACTACAGGGCTCGGTCATGTCAAATATGATGCGGTGCTTGCTCTTCGCGGTAAAATCCTGGCTAGGAAAAGCTGATCTTGGCGGGCGAGAAAACGGAAGCGTACGGTAAAAGTGGAAGCTGATAGATATACGGTGCAAAGGCGGCTATCAAACACTTGGGGATGATAATTGACGCCAAACTGAACTTTAGGGAGTACCTAGATTATAAATTCCAGGAGACAGCCAGTGCCGAAAAGTGCTGATTATTGGCGGGCCAAAACACTGTCAAAAGTTGGTTCTAGTCGGAGCGATCCATTCCGCTTTACTCATCACCTGTGACAGAAGTGCTTGCAAACCCTCAGAGAGGGAAACAGGTGTATTCGGCTTACCGGCTGATGGCATTTAgtatttgcagtgcttttaaaaCCACATCAGATATGATGAGAAGATCGCTGCCAATATTTTGCCGAAAGAAATGAGTGCTGTGCCATGCAAGATATATGGAGGGGCGCACAGAAAGCGGGGAAAGTCTGAGTTGAGTGATCTCTGGAaaagcagatgggacgagtctacgaagggtgGATATAAaggctcattcccaatattAGCGTGCGGTTTGAGCGGCAGTACGGGCAGACCAACCGCCACATTAAGTAGTTCCTCACGAGATACGGTGGTTACTGCAGACAGAATCTAAGTCAATCGATGGACAGGAGCGCGAGCCTGGAGAATATAGttaaggagatgctgaggtcgaaaGAACTGAATTACAGTTTTCTCTGCAATCGTAAATATACACGAGCTGGCAAGGAGGAAAGCATAAAGGAGCAGAAGTATGAGTGCAAAGCCTCCCCGCCAAATAATACctgaatggtggtcccgcgaggcTGGAGAACTGAGGGGTGAATCCCGCACACACATGCTCTACCTCCGTCGTTTATGCGGCGGAGCTGGAGCGGACGTGTCTTCCTAAGAATTCTCGGGTCCATGCCcgaaagaagaagagaaaaaaatgtatataacGATAATacatgaactccacaataaaGTGAACGGGGCCACTCTTCCTATTACTATATTCGTTACAGTTTTGAGTTCATGACCTCCATAAAGACATTTCTGTGCTCCATTTCTATTTTTGTGTCAATAAACTTGCCTATCACCTCTACAATATTTAAAACCTTAGAACTGAGAAAAAGGAATGTAAACAATCCatattaactttaatttttttattgttgatCGGTTTGAGTAAATTCTTTCCTTTAGCAAACATTTCATTTGTTGTAGAGAAAATGGAATTATAAATGCTAGTGTGTTCGACGATGTTACAAACTATTGCAATACTATTTACAGGCTCATGGATTGTTGATTGAGCCCTCTTTTCACACACATTCTTCTTACAATTTAAAGTTTTTAGGCACTCATTCGTAGACCCATTGTTCTGTGGCTGGTTGCCACGAGACCAATTCCTTTTCGGTGAACCACAAGTTGATTTCCTTATTGGCTGATTCGACGGCATCAGATCCATGAATGATGTTACGTCCaaccttgaatgcagtaatcTCCACGAATGGTTCCGGGAGCAGAGTCAGCTGGATTAGTGGCACCCAACATTTGTCGGCCAGTTTTAACAACGTTCAAACCCTCCCACACCATTGGGACAACGGGGCCGGAGTTCATGTAGTTAACGAGTCCTGGGAAGAACGGGCGAGACGATAGGTCAGCATAGTGCTTTTCGAGGAGAGCTTTGTCGGCCTGCAATGAAGAGAGAAATCATTTAATATCGGTGGCAAGAAATTATATGACAAGTATTGAATGGTGGATAACATGCACGAAAATAACTTAAGATTGTAGATGGTGAAAGTAAAACATGTTTACGTGACCCCAGCTGTCGCAATTAAATTGATTATTGGAGAGCAATTATTTAGTATTTGACGTCCATTCTTACTTCGATATTGATCACGAATACTTGTAGATAATTACACGACAAATATTGACAATTAAAACAAAGCAAGACTGAAAGCTTCTTTATGTAAGGGGGCGAATGGGGTGTCAGTTGTTAAGGCCACATTATCGATTTTTTGCTAGGCAATTTGGATTGAATTGTTTTGAATCGAAAGAGAAAATTCGCTGAATGTtgtgaaaagcaaaaaaaaattcaaacacaAAGGCTAATACAATAACGAGCATCGAGCCCTATGTACATTCATTTCCCTACAGTGTCCACAAGGGCGATATGAATGAATCCACCCCCCATGACTTCTTATAGAAATAACAGTGGAAAATTGATTCCGCCTAACCCGCTATTGTTGCATTTCGACCAGCGAACCTTGAAGAAAAGTGGGTATCCGCGTTGGCTTGCTAATAACGTTCCactgcaaaagtaacaagtcgggaaacctgaagcttgacgcttcaggtataaaaggttttgtgtttccttatgtgaggagcataacgtagttctccattagcttatagcattgacccgagatatttaaatcgctcagttctgggcaggttaccgccattgccagaactcagcgatttaaatatctggaggggcggattactgccattgccagaactcagcgatttaaatatctcgagtcaatgctatctgccaatggagagctgcgtaatgaaattgtttcacaccttaacgccacctggatgaagtggcattccccaactggtgttttttgtgatcgacgtatcagcgcacgtcccaaatctaaaatttacagcaatgtcgtccgtctgccgctctctatagttctgagtgtttgcGACTATAaaggataatgaacggcgtcttgcggtaatggggacgaagatgttgcattgcactggtggcgtgacactttttgatcacgtctgaaatgagaatatgcgcaatcgatatgggtttgcaccgatcgtggaaaaactgcgagagaggcgttttcgatggtgtggtcacgtaattcacgctaacgagaattcaacaaccagtattggtcagaacatcgaagtcaatggtaagcaaccaaaaagcctgccaaaacaatggtcgcatgatccactggatggggatttgaaggtctcccgattacatcctgatcaggcatttgatcaaataaaatgacgaaatcgatcacgagccgaccccgcttgtgaactgaagggtgaagaaaaagaagatgtgaggagcgatgagcctgacagttccgtctcacataattaaaaattctattggcctctactttttagaaagtaatttaaataaatcatttgatggaaagtactgtattgaaatagtcaacctcatacgcttcacactctgagtttaatattattagcaaatgccaacaatttaaccaacatcaaatataaacaagtcgggaaaccggaagctggacgcttcaggtacgaaaggttttgtgtatttcatagtacgtagcacgtaatatatccatatattatgtgataatatccacttttgggtgatattgacattcatagtcttcaattttcaaaaaagcaacaaatttgaggtattataactttgttagtaatagtgcgatttccaccaaacttggtaagatcatgttctatattatagcctatatcgctgcaaaatttcatggtactaggatgaacttaaggggggtttctaaccaattacaaaaaaatgtagtaatatactattattaactttatttaaacagatatcggcatggaaggtatttcggagccaaggcaccatatagtggcagcctcctgatttttttcaaatttttcggtttggtagtttctgagaatggcccccttaaagaagtgatcactttcaaccccccgtgctccccacccttccaaagaatgtcaaaactaagatcggctttgaaaagtactaatcgagacctttaatttgataccccacatgactatatttgatgaaaaaaaattttacaccccgcttttgcatgtatggggacc is a window encoding:
- the LOC119646911 gene encoding LOW QUALITY PROTEIN: nucleoside diphosphate kinase (The sequence of the model RefSeq protein was modified relative to this genomic sequence to represent the inferred CDS: deleted 1 base in 1 codon), which encodes MIGSLLALFSLFCPSMAANRERTFIMVKPDGVQRGLVGKIIERFEQKGFKLVAMKFMWADKALLEKHYADLSSRPFFPGLVNYMNSGPVVPMVWEGLNVVKTGRQMLGATNPADSAPGTIRGDYCIQVGRNIIHGSDAVESANKEINLWFTEKELVSWQPATEQWVYE